Proteins from a genomic interval of Bombus affinis isolate iyBomAffi1 chromosome 16, iyBomAffi1.2, whole genome shotgun sequence:
- the LOC126925801 gene encoding protein obstructor-E-like, producing the protein MTITTTARLLIACGVLGFASSASVYKDSCPEKNGRFSVPSQCDAYIECIDGIPEHKLCPEGLLFNPNVRFSYPCEYPAGVDCDGRPNRQTPQPTEDCPHQYGFFKIGDQHNCGKFMSCVEGRAHVFHCPEGLAFNSESYRCDWPDQVPDCDVESFLGLRCPNDPNDENRLYKFEFYASPYDCQRYFVCVNGRPRLQVCEEGKAFSQLENTCLPAHNVSGCEPLGLPHEKKKVPLIGTVVEGGS; encoded by the exons CGGCCAGCGTATACAAAGATAGCTGTCCTGAAAAGAATGGTCGATTTTCTGTGCCATCCCAATGTGACGCTTACATCGAATGCATTGATGGTATCCCTGAACACAAATTATGTCCCGAGGGACTCTTATTCAATCCTAACGTGAGATTCTCCTATCCTTGTGAATATCCTGCTGGCGTGGATTGTGATGGAAGACCTAACCGAC agACACCACAGCCAACTGAGGACTGTCCTCATCAGTATGGTTTCTTCAAAATCGGAGATCAACACAATTGTGGTAAATTCATGTCCTGTGTAGAGGGGAGAGCACATGTCTTCCATTGTCCCGAAGGGTTGGCCTTCAACTCTGAATCTTATCGTTGCGACTGGCCTGATCAAGTACCAGACTGCGATGTTGAAT CATTCTTAGGACTCCGGTGCCCAAATGATCCTAACGATGAAAATCGGCTGTACAAGTTTGAGTTCTACGCCAGTCCTTATGATTGTcagcgttatttcgtgtgtgtGAATGGTCGGCCACGATTGCAGGTTTGCGAAGAAGGAAAGGCTTTCAGCCAGCTGGAAAACACATGTCTTCCCGCGCACAACGTCAGTGGATG TGAACCACTCGGTTTGCCGCATGAGAAAAAGAAAGTTCCGTTAATAGGTACAGTTGTAGAGGGAGGATCATAG